In the genome of Terribacillus sp. FSL K6-0262, one region contains:
- the ahpC gene encoding alkyl hydroperoxide reductase subunit C — MSLIGKEVQPFTAQAYKNGDFIEVTEADLKGQWSVVCFYPADFSFVCPTELEDLQDQYSTLQELGVEVFSVSTDTHFVHKGWHDSSEKISKITYAMIGDPSQAISRQFDVLNEETGLADRGTFIIDPDGVIQTVEINADGIGRDASTLVNKIKAAQYVRQNPGEVCPAKWEEGSETLTPSLDLVGKI; from the coding sequence ATGTCATTAATCGGCAAAGAGGTACAACCATTCACAGCACAAGCTTACAAAAACGGCGATTTCATCGAAGTAACAGAAGCGGATCTTAAAGGCCAATGGAGTGTCGTTTGCTTCTACCCTGCAGATTTCAGCTTCGTATGCCCGACTGAACTGGAAGATCTTCAGGATCAATACAGCACACTTCAAGAGCTTGGCGTAGAAGTATTTTCCGTATCCACAGATACACATTTTGTTCATAAAGGCTGGCATGACAGCTCTGAAAAAATCAGTAAAATTACATATGCAATGATCGGCGATCCATCCCAGGCCATTTCCCGTCAGTTCGATGTATTGAACGAAGAAACTGGTCTTGCTGACCGCGGTACATTCATCATCGATCCAGATGGCGTCATCCAGACTGTCGAAATCAATGCAGACGGTATCGGCCGTGATGCAAGCACGCTTGTGAACAAAATCAAAGCAGCACAATACGTGCGCCAAAACCCAGGTGAAGTTTGCCCGGCAAAATGGGAAGAAGGATCTGAAACACTGACACCTAGCTTGGATCTTGTAGGCAAAATCTAA
- a CDS encoding alkaline phosphatase, translating to MKLSKKLLGVTLAGTLAVGSLGLTGLETEEVEAKKDKKVKNVILLVKDGVSSTTTTLSRWYKGEDLAMDEMVSGGVRTYSAESAITDSAPAGTAMATGNKTNDKFVGVLPEKVASPGVDEDLADDPYRPVTNVLEGAKLNGKATGLVSTSEIQHATPAAFSSHAEHRQQYDNIAEQQVYQNIDVVLGGGKDSLENGNREDGEDLLEVIDDKGYDFVENRDDLLDSKSKKIWGSFAPAALAYDMDREVTQPEEPTLAEMTKKSIQTLSKDKDGFFLFVEGSKPDWAAHANDPVGMISDTLSFDDAVKEALDFAKKDKHTMVIAVSDHGNSGISIGNENTDGSYPSTPVSAYVDPLKEAQMTLEGAMSQLNEDGSNRLEVAELYGITNPTEEEKKAINESEDLEGTLVDLLAQRANLGFTTGGHTGEDLFLYAYGPGKPSGMIENTDIAHTVADAMGFKLDKLSKNMFIEAEEAFGNWGEVSIDSSDAANPVLVVEKGRKKAEFPVNKNIVVVNDREYELDSVTVQSGGKFYVSKDAVKLVKKAK from the coding sequence ATGAAGCTGAGCAAAAAATTACTAGGGGTGACGCTGGCCGGTACGCTTGCGGTTGGTTCACTTGGTTTGACGGGACTTGAAACGGAAGAGGTAGAGGCGAAAAAGGATAAGAAAGTGAAGAATGTCATCCTCCTTGTCAAGGATGGGGTGAGCTCTACAACCACTACGCTTTCCAGATGGTACAAAGGCGAGGATTTGGCCATGGATGAAATGGTATCGGGCGGTGTGCGTACATATTCTGCAGAATCGGCAATCACAGATTCAGCACCTGCCGGCACGGCAATGGCGACTGGCAATAAAACGAATGACAAGTTTGTCGGTGTGCTTCCGGAGAAGGTTGCTTCCCCGGGAGTGGATGAGGATCTTGCCGATGACCCGTATCGCCCGGTGACGAATGTGCTGGAAGGTGCCAAGCTGAATGGAAAAGCGACAGGGCTTGTTTCCACATCCGAGATACAGCATGCGACACCTGCAGCGTTCTCCTCTCATGCAGAGCATCGTCAGCAATACGATAATATCGCTGAGCAGCAAGTCTATCAGAATATCGACGTTGTCCTGGGCGGCGGGAAGGATTCACTTGAGAACGGGAATAGAGAAGATGGCGAAGACTTGCTTGAAGTAATAGATGATAAGGGTTATGATTTCGTCGAAAATCGTGATGATTTGCTCGATTCAAAATCGAAGAAAATCTGGGGCTCCTTTGCACCGGCAGCACTTGCTTACGATATGGACAGGGAAGTGACACAGCCGGAAGAACCGACACTGGCGGAAATGACGAAAAAGAGTATTCAGACATTGTCCAAGGATAAGGATGGTTTCTTCCTATTCGTGGAAGGAAGTAAACCGGATTGGGCAGCGCATGCAAATGACCCTGTCGGCATGATCAGCGATACGCTGTCATTTGATGACGCGGTGAAAGAAGCACTTGATTTTGCCAAGAAGGATAAGCACACGATGGTGATTGCCGTTTCTGACCATGGTAATAGCGGAATATCCATCGGTAATGAAAATACGGACGGCAGCTATCCTTCTACACCTGTCTCTGCTTATGTGGATCCGCTGAAAGAAGCGCAAATGACGCTTGAAGGCGCTATGTCCCAGTTGAATGAGGATGGATCCAACAGATTGGAAGTGGCAGAGCTATACGGTATCACGAATCCTACCGAGGAAGAGAAGAAAGCAATCAATGAATCAGAGGATCTTGAAGGCACATTGGTTGACCTCCTGGCGCAGCGAGCCAATCTTGGATTTACGACTGGCGGGCATACAGGAGAGGATCTGTTCCTTTACGCTTATGGACCAGGCAAACCATCAGGTATGATCGAAAATACGGATATTGCCCATACAGTGGCGGATGCGATGGGCTTCAAGCTTGATAAGCTGAGCAAAAACATGTTCATTGAAGCGGAAGAAGCCTTCGGCAATTGGGGAGAAGTGAGCATCGATTCTTCTGATGCAGCCAATCCGGTATTAGTAGTAGAGAAAGGACGCAAAAAAGCGGAATTCCCTGTGAACAAGAATATCGTTGTCGTAAACGATCGGGAATATGAGCTTGATAGCGTAACCGTTCAAAGCGGCGGCAAGTTCTATGTATCCAAGGATGCCGTGAAATTGGTGAAGAAAGCAAAATAA
- a CDS encoding DUF2306 domain-containing protein, with the protein MLIFIGLYILYTFVDNYILDHRASFFLEQKVELRDSFRLPVWLDVMYVHVFVACLAALSGAVNFSRGLAWHRRKFHRINGYVYVISVMLVSLTSGYLAPYATGGRLVSVPFNMVNLFWPIMTVIAVVHARKGRLDEHRHWMLRSYMFCFTNLFIHLISSVLCKGGLDYTLSYTIGVYGSIAVNVLIAETIILYVRKR; encoded by the coding sequence TTGCTTATCTTTATTGGTCTATATATTCTATATACCTTCGTTGATAATTACATATTGGATCACCGTGCATCCTTCTTCCTCGAACAGAAGGTGGAACTGCGTGATTCCTTCCGTTTACCGGTCTGGCTTGATGTCATGTATGTACATGTATTCGTGGCTTGCTTGGCTGCGCTGAGCGGAGCGGTGAACTTTTCAAGGGGGCTGGCTTGGCATAGGCGGAAGTTCCATCGTATAAATGGTTATGTGTATGTGATATCGGTCATGCTTGTGTCCTTGACATCAGGATACCTGGCGCCTTACGCAACGGGAGGAAGGCTGGTCAGTGTACCATTCAATATGGTGAATCTGTTTTGGCCGATCATGACAGTGATTGCCGTCGTCCATGCCAGGAAAGGCAGGCTGGATGAGCATCGGCATTGGATGCTTCGCAGCTATATGTTCTGTTTTACAAATTTGTTCATTCATTTGATTTCTTCGGTTTTATGCAAGGGGGGATTGGATTATACGCTGAGTTATACCATCGGGGTGTATGGTTCGATTGCAGTGAATGTCCTGATTGCGGAGACTATCATCCTTTATGTGAGGAAGAGATGA
- a CDS encoding EamA family transporter, with protein MNLKTAPLFVLLAAMLWGTTGTAQAFAPSDAHPIAVGAARLVIGGAFLLVMVLLFGRFSMKGWPIRLTVPAAICMACYQPLFFSAVQQTGVAVGTVLAIGSAPIMSGLLELLCFRRRPGRIWWMATLSSIMGCVLLFQTGASLAIEPIGVLLALGAGLSFAGYTLLSRQIVQGRGPLETAAIIFGMGGVLLFPFFFLFDMEWIRQPSGFAVSMHLGIAATAAAYFLFSKGLQQVPASSAVTLSLAEPLTAAVLGAVLVGEELSLLSWAGIGLLLAGIVMISLASKRAEPV; from the coding sequence ATGAATTTAAAAACGGCTCCTTTATTCGTCCTGCTAGCTGCGATGTTATGGGGGACGACTGGTACGGCACAGGCTTTCGCTCCATCAGATGCGCACCCGATTGCGGTTGGGGCAGCCAGGCTGGTGATTGGCGGCGCGTTTTTGCTGGTAATGGTGTTGCTCTTCGGGCGGTTCAGCATGAAAGGGTGGCCAATCAGGCTGACAGTCCCGGCTGCCATATGCATGGCGTGCTACCAGCCATTATTCTTTTCGGCGGTGCAGCAGACTGGTGTGGCTGTAGGAACGGTCCTTGCAATCGGCAGTGCTCCGATAATGTCCGGGCTGCTGGAGCTGCTGTGCTTCAGGCGGCGTCCTGGGCGTATATGGTGGATGGCGACGCTGTCATCGATTATGGGCTGCGTGCTGCTGTTTCAGACCGGTGCTTCGCTGGCCATCGAACCCATCGGTGTTTTGCTGGCACTGGGAGCTGGGCTCTCTTTTGCTGGTTACACACTGCTGAGCAGACAAATTGTACAAGGCAGGGGCCCACTTGAGACGGCGGCCATTATCTTTGGAATGGGCGGGGTTCTCCTATTTCCATTCTTTTTCTTATTTGATATGGAATGGATTCGTCAGCCAAGCGGCTTTGCTGTAAGTATGCATCTGGGAATCGCTGCGACAGCTGCTGCGTATTTCTTGTTTTCAAAGGGTCTGCAGCAAGTCCCGGCGTCCTCGGCTGTCACGCTTTCCTTGGCCGAACCGCTTACGGCGGCTGTATTAGGTGCAGTGCTGGTGGGCGAGGAGCTAAGTCTCTTATCTTGGGCGGGCATTGGATTGCTGCTGGCGGGTATAGTCATGATATCACTTGCTTCCAAAAGGGCCGAGCCTGTATGA
- a CDS encoding phosphatase PAP2 family protein produces the protein MANKYNEKKGKKSKSKIPVLLLTAAFCFQGTDSVLAANSLDESAIAPQEAAYGYYVDNYAKNDKANMTPDTNPSIGVLSKFHDIWEPGSSWDNGTVLNADIHNQNIATSISITQNRTDEEARMAYLIDRRHQNYSAIAGLGPYADNFIAGANAGTTIPDEIPEDATSVGYEDGSNSNGVWADQGSSLGSMVELIDNIRSTGASTSSAKAYYAYKRPFRWSEEVSVIPTLVPRIKDDPSSDGGFPSGHTNAGYLASYGFAYAVPERYEEIMTRASEMGHSRIVAGMHSPLDVMGGRVMATAVAAAALNDPANKSVKEAAYAQAHEVLLTQEGTSEDNYSDYETNKKKYTERLTYGFAQTGDTTKPMVVPKGAEVLLETRFPYLDDAQRRWVLYTTGLPSGYPVLDDTEGWGRLNMFAAAGGYEAFENNVSVTMDASKGGFHEADTWKNDISGTGKLTKSGTGSLTLSGNNSYSGGTLLEEGTLVADSGTAFGEGKVENTEGILKENVSSVVTIGNDFTQSEAGTLELTIGSKEDVLDINGQAAFGGTLKLNFTDGYVPEADTPIISYDELADKNAFSAVEITGLPDEYEVVYEANAMYVVNTEEVKEEEEKENEQPVVPPAETGDDNPAPESGSDDGSANDTVNEEDPGNTTDGKEDSKTPDAAADGNDGKTTVKPDDTNDEGEHQVTPVTSSETKEDVVKNPKTGDDTNILLYVGLLAASAIAAAAVFLQRKLKGRN, from the coding sequence ATGGCGAATAAGTATAATGAAAAAAAAGGGAAAAAATCCAAGTCCAAGATCCCTGTTCTATTATTAACGGCTGCTTTTTGTTTTCAAGGCACAGATTCTGTTTTGGCAGCAAACAGCCTGGATGAATCAGCGATTGCTCCGCAAGAAGCAGCTTATGGGTATTACGTCGATAACTATGCAAAAAATGACAAGGCCAATATGACTCCTGATACAAACCCCTCGATTGGTGTGCTTTCCAAATTTCATGACATTTGGGAACCTGGGTCTTCCTGGGATAATGGCACCGTGTTGAATGCCGATATACATAATCAGAACATAGCGACATCCATCTCCATTACACAAAATCGCACAGATGAAGAAGCAAGGATGGCTTATTTGATCGATCGCCGTCATCAGAATTACAGTGCCATTGCAGGGCTCGGGCCTTATGCTGATAATTTCATTGCTGGTGCCAATGCTGGGACGACGATTCCGGACGAGATCCCGGAAGATGCGACAAGTGTTGGTTATGAAGATGGAAGCAACAGCAATGGTGTATGGGCTGATCAGGGTTCGAGTCTTGGAAGCATGGTCGAATTAATCGATAATATACGCTCGACTGGTGCATCGACATCGTCAGCCAAAGCTTATTATGCTTATAAACGGCCGTTCCGCTGGAGTGAGGAGGTCAGTGTGATACCGACACTTGTCCCAAGGATAAAGGACGATCCCAGCAGTGATGGCGGTTTCCCGAGCGGGCATACGAATGCAGGCTATCTTGCATCCTATGGTTTTGCTTATGCAGTTCCGGAGCGCTATGAAGAAATCATGACAAGGGCCTCTGAGATGGGGCATAGCAGGATCGTCGCAGGCATGCATTCCCCATTGGATGTCATGGGCGGCCGAGTGATGGCAACCGCTGTGGCGGCAGCTGCCCTGAATGATCCGGCCAACAAGAGTGTGAAGGAAGCTGCTTATGCGCAGGCACATGAAGTACTGCTTACACAAGAAGGTACATCTGAAGACAATTACAGTGACTATGAAACGAATAAGAAGAAATATACGGAGCGCCTGACATATGGTTTTGCGCAAACTGGCGACACCACGAAGCCAATGGTTGTGCCAAAAGGTGCAGAGGTCCTGCTTGAGACCCGTTTCCCATATTTGGATGATGCGCAGCGCCGCTGGGTGTTATATACAACAGGTTTGCCGTCCGGCTATCCGGTGCTGGATGATACAGAGGGCTGGGGAAGGCTGAATATGTTCGCTGCCGCGGGCGGATATGAAGCATTTGAGAATAATGTGTCAGTGACAATGGATGCTTCCAAGGGCGGCTTTCATGAAGCAGATACTTGGAAAAACGATATCAGCGGTACCGGGAAATTGACTAAATCAGGTACGGGCTCCTTGACGCTTTCAGGGAATAATTCTTATTCTGGCGGCACCCTGCTGGAAGAAGGAACCTTAGTTGCGGATTCCGGGACTGCTTTTGGTGAAGGGAAAGTTGAAAATACAGAAGGTATCCTGAAAGAGAATGTTTCGAGTGTTGTGACGATCGGCAATGATTTTACCCAGTCCGAGGCGGGTACGCTTGAGCTTACGATCGGAAGTAAAGAAGATGTGCTTGATATCAATGGTCAGGCAGCATTTGGCGGGACCCTGAAGCTGAACTTTACAGATGGTTACGTCCCTGAAGCGGATACACCGATCATCTCCTACGATGAACTGGCGGATAAGAATGCCTTTTCCGCGGTTGAGATCACAGGTCTCCCGGATGAGTATGAGGTTGTCTATGAGGCAAATGCCATGTATGTCGTGAATACAGAAGAAGTGAAAGAAGAGGAAGAGAAGGAGAATGAACAGCCGGTCGTACCGCCGGCTGAAACAGGAGACGATAATCCGGCACCGGAATCGGGCAGCGATGACGGATCGGCAAACGATACGGTCAACGAGGAAGATCCGGGTAATACAACCGATGGGAAGGAAGACAGCAAGACGCCGGATGCTGCAGCTGACGGAAATGACGGCAAAACCACGGTTAAGCCGGATGATACGAATGATGAAGGGGAACATCAGGTTACGCCTGTGACTTCGAGCGAAACGAAAGAAGATGTGGTGAAGAACCCTAAAACCGGGGATGACACAAATATCCTTCTGTATGTCGGGTTGTTGGCGGCTTCCGCCATTGCAGCAGCAGCTGTTTTCTTGCAAAGAAAATTAAAAGGCAGAAACTAA
- the srtB gene encoding class B sortase — protein MNKNQKKKMSWLQKMVLLTCLAFFLFSLIKLGTIGLDYAQSEQVMSEIQEEYKDNLRSSNTAIAAPSENQVRPQFKSLLQTNPDIVGWIAINDTKIDYPILQGSDNSHYLDRDYKEAASKSGSIFMDYRNDASSLDRQTIIYGHQMKDGSMFGQLDKFLDKDFFSRHEQFQFDTLYESYKVEVFSVYATTTDFNYIETDFTSEAEYKDFLEIVKGKSTVPADVKVTEKDNIITLSTCNELLDSDEGRLVLHGKLTKID, from the coding sequence ATGAATAAAAATCAGAAGAAAAAAATGAGCTGGCTCCAAAAAATGGTTCTTCTCACTTGTTTGGCGTTTTTTCTGTTTTCCCTTATCAAATTAGGAACGATAGGCTTGGATTACGCTCAAAGTGAACAAGTGATGAGTGAAATCCAAGAGGAATATAAAGACAATCTTCGAAGCAGCAATACTGCAATTGCTGCACCCTCTGAGAATCAAGTTCGTCCGCAATTTAAATCCCTTTTACAGACCAATCCAGATATCGTCGGTTGGATTGCGATCAATGATACAAAAATAGATTACCCTATCTTGCAGGGTTCCGATAATAGTCATTATTTAGATCGGGATTACAAAGAAGCTGCATCCAAATCCGGCAGTATTTTCATGGATTATCGAAATGATGCATCATCCCTGGATAGACAAACGATCATTTACGGACATCAGATGAAGGATGGCTCGATGTTCGGGCAGCTGGATAAGTTCTTAGACAAGGATTTTTTCTCGCGGCATGAACAATTTCAATTCGATACGCTTTACGAAAGCTATAAGGTAGAGGTTTTCTCGGTATACGCAACGACCACTGATTTTAATTATATTGAAACGGATTTTACCAGCGAAGCCGAATATAAGGATTTCCTTGAGATAGTGAAGGGGAAATCAACCGTGCCGGCAGATGTCAAAGTAACGGAAAAGGATAACATCATCACCCTATCAACATGCAATGAATTACTGGATTCGGATGAAGGCAGATTGGTCCTGCACGGGAAATTGACAAAGATCGATTAA
- a CDS encoding helix-turn-helix domain-containing protein has protein sequence METSYLSFAVPPLHYFVEGDRTTFRKGQRHPARRNLGFFDIILVQNGILYIGEEGLQWDVSAGEALILEPGKFHYPTARCAADTTFYWLHMQSPSAWREQMTSSPISSHETMPSLHYHTANTTLHLPKYQPMAYPEVLFDAVENLLQSTIQPRSFAFWETQYLFMQVLQHLSYNPAPQQATLRLAERIEMYIKQHYSHPITNSTLAKHFHVHENYMARCMKRIYHCTPLEYLAAYRLHQARLLLLTTDWPLQQIAEEVGYTRQGYFSKLFKAKYGMTPRQYRQDRSKS, from the coding sequence ATGGAGACTTCCTACTTATCATTCGCCGTTCCGCCTCTGCATTACTTTGTGGAAGGAGACCGCACGACCTTTCGCAAAGGACAGCGGCACCCGGCACGAAGGAATCTTGGATTCTTCGATATCATCCTCGTCCAAAATGGCATTTTATACATCGGTGAAGAAGGACTGCAATGGGACGTTTCCGCCGGCGAGGCATTGATCCTTGAGCCTGGGAAATTCCATTACCCAACGGCTCGCTGTGCAGCTGATACCACATTCTATTGGCTGCATATGCAAAGCCCATCAGCTTGGAGGGAACAAATGACCTCCTCTCCTATTTCATCCCATGAAACAATGCCATCCCTGCATTATCATACAGCGAATACCACCTTGCATCTGCCGAAATATCAGCCGATGGCCTATCCCGAAGTACTGTTTGATGCAGTGGAAAATCTGCTGCAATCCACCATCCAGCCGCGCTCCTTTGCTTTTTGGGAAACACAGTATTTATTCATGCAGGTGCTGCAGCATCTTTCCTATAACCCAGCACCGCAGCAAGCCACCTTACGTCTGGCCGAGCGAATCGAAATGTACATCAAGCAGCACTATAGCCATCCAATCACAAACAGCACCTTGGCAAAGCATTTCCACGTACACGAAAATTATATGGCCAGATGCATGAAACGAATCTATCATTGCACACCGCTCGAATACTTGGCAGCTTATCGGCTGCACCAAGCCCGCCTGCTGCTTTTGACTACGGACTGGCCCCTGCAGCAAATTGCCGAAGAGGTCGGTTATACAAGGCAAGGTTACTTTTCAAAGCTCTTCAAAGCGAAATATGGCATGACGCCAAGACAGTACAGACAGGATAGGAGTAAATCCTAG
- a CDS encoding IS30 family transposase — protein sequence MSYSHLTTIERGKLETLYKLGWSARRIAKELGRHHSTISRELERNSEGSYKADSADRMYQKRREFCIPKGKWKEELRVVIEEKLKLTWSPEQIQGRLGIISFKTIYRWMNQRRFSVDHQVFRQKGKRQKPRETRGRFNIGTSIKERPKDVKDRKSAGHWELDTVVSSRGKSKGCFGTFAERKTRFFLAVKMNDRSARSMKEAISQVAASMPKEIFKTATTDRGKEFACYQEIENEMDISVYFADPYAPWQRGTNENSNGLLREFFPKKTDLASVSEDEIHQALYLINHRPRKILGWKTPYEAFQEELSHLD from the coding sequence ATGAGCTATTCCCATCTTACTACAATTGAACGAGGAAAACTAGAAACACTATACAAGCTTGGCTGGTCTGCACGTCGTATCGCAAAGGAGTTAGGGAGACACCATTCGACTATTTCCAGAGAATTGGAGCGTAACAGTGAGGGCAGCTATAAAGCTGACTCTGCTGACAGAATGTATCAAAAACGACGGGAATTTTGTATTCCTAAAGGTAAATGGAAAGAAGAGCTTAGAGTGGTTATTGAGGAGAAATTAAAGCTCACTTGGTCACCTGAACAAATTCAAGGAAGGCTGGGTATCATCAGCTTCAAAACCATCTATCGTTGGATGAATCAAAGACGATTCTCTGTCGATCATCAGGTCTTCCGTCAAAAAGGAAAAAGGCAAAAACCCCGGGAAACGAGAGGTCGATTCAATATTGGTACGTCGATAAAGGAGCGTCCAAAAGATGTGAAGGACCGAAAATCGGCAGGCCATTGGGAACTAGATACAGTAGTATCAAGCCGTGGAAAAAGTAAAGGATGCTTCGGAACGTTTGCCGAACGCAAAACGCGTTTCTTTCTCGCAGTTAAAATGAACGATCGAAGTGCACGCTCTATGAAGGAAGCTATCTCACAAGTGGCAGCTTCTATGCCTAAGGAAATATTTAAGACAGCGACCACAGATCGAGGGAAAGAATTTGCTTGTTATCAAGAAATCGAAAATGAAATGGATATCTCGGTTTACTTTGCCGATCCGTATGCCCCATGGCAGCGAGGAACCAATGAAAACAGTAACGGGCTGCTTCGGGAGTTCTTCCCAAAGAAAACAGACTTAGCCTCTGTTTCAGAAGATGAAATCCACCAAGCACTATACCTAATTAATCATCGCCCGCGAAAAATATTAGGATGGAAAACTCCTTACGAGGCTTTCCAGGAGGAACTGTCGCATTTAGATTGA
- a CDS encoding beta-L-arabinofuranosidase domain-containing protein: MEKERRRNLDAAPTWNDRHTNFGLGYAYMQAHLPVRQQTEAVGHAVRAMYLYAAMAYLARRTDDAQLQAVCDALWEDVTNRKMYVTGGLGSAVNGEAFTDPYDLPNDSMYCETCASVGLVFWAKQMLLLSPDRKYADVLERAIYNGTISGMDLEGERFFYVNPLEVNAYQGGRKDQEHVKQERQKWFACACCPPNLARLLASIEDYAFTQTGDTLYTHLYMAGSVQTRIDELPVKLMQKHHYPWDGSITVTVEGTGQFKLAFRIPGWCEGAAVSINGEALAADDLVDGYLVLERMWKLGDKIELFLPMPIMRVYSNPEVGMNQGQAALQRGPVVYCIEEKDNGSNLSGLRLPRESTFTISYREDLLKGVVKLEADAFRIVKTEHLYQTRTPEAERVSIHAIPYFAWGNRGTGEMRIWIYENAE, from the coding sequence ATGGAAAAAGAGCGGCGCCGTAACTTGGATGCGGCGCCGACGTGGAATGACCGGCATACCAATTTCGGACTTGGATATGCCTATATGCAGGCACATCTTCCTGTGCGGCAGCAGACAGAAGCAGTTGGCCACGCCGTCCGGGCGATGTATTTATATGCAGCAATGGCCTATCTGGCGCGGCGGACAGATGATGCCCAGCTGCAAGCGGTATGTGATGCCTTATGGGAGGATGTGACAAACAGGAAGATGTATGTGACCGGGGGACTGGGCTCAGCTGTCAATGGCGAGGCGTTCACGGATCCGTATGACCTTCCCAATGACAGTATGTATTGTGAGACATGTGCATCTGTCGGATTGGTTTTCTGGGCGAAGCAGATGCTGCTGCTATCACCAGACAGGAAATATGCAGACGTGCTGGAACGGGCTATCTACAATGGGACGATCAGCGGGATGGACTTGGAGGGAGAACGATTTTTTTATGTGAACCCGCTGGAGGTGAATGCATATCAAGGCGGACGCAAGGATCAGGAGCATGTGAAGCAGGAGCGGCAAAAGTGGTTTGCCTGTGCTTGCTGTCCGCCGAATCTGGCTCGTCTGCTTGCATCCATCGAGGATTATGCATTTACGCAGACGGGGGACACCTTATATACACATCTTTATATGGCTGGAAGTGTGCAGACAAGGATCGATGAGCTGCCTGTTAAGCTGATGCAAAAGCATCATTATCCATGGGATGGCAGCATTACCGTGACGGTGGAAGGGACTGGGCAATTCAAGCTGGCGTTTCGTATACCTGGCTGGTGTGAGGGCGCGGCGGTCTCCATCAATGGGGAGGCTCTTGCGGCGGATGATCTGGTGGATGGTTATCTGGTGTTGGAGCGTATGTGGAAGCTCGGCGACAAGATCGAGCTGTTTCTGCCAATGCCGATTATGCGTGTATATAGCAATCCGGAGGTCGGGATGAATCAGGGGCAGGCTGCCTTGCAGCGGGGCCCTGTCGTCTATTGTATAGAAGAAAAGGATAATGGAAGCAATCTTTCTGGTCTCCGTCTCCCAAGAGAAAGCACTTTTACGATATCCTATAGGGAAGATTTGCTGAAGGGGGTAGTCAAGCTGGAAGCAGACGCATTTCGTATCGTTAAAACAGAGCATCTTTATCAGACAAGGACACCTGAAGCGGAGCGGGTCTCCATCCATGCTATTCCATATTTTGCATGGGGGAACCGGGGAACTGGCGAAATGCGGATTTGGATATATGAAAATGCGGAGTAA
- a CDS encoding quercetin 2,3-dioxygenase: MTALQQKTTPQNKQAYLLRNEEGECYIINKQVIKILADAASTGNLFSLVQITGSKGEASPLHVHDQQHESIYVIDGLLELTINNEIHTLASGDYAHLPAGTVHQYKTLRNRTRFYSFSTDGSMADMYRNIAEPYAYTVPHSEAADSITAAALHDLDHDYRIVTDPPQGLIAAKQITAAELPDAAVPYVVESGAGESMLAADQLFTFLATQATTDKKYLAVMTEGYAGEAVPVHHHEKHTECFLCLEGKMTMWADGEEFHLEKGDFLHVPAHIEHSFRLDVHHTKFIGFLASGLFEKFFRLLGEPYEHSELPKTPGAFSFQRVLENIHELDLKLS, from the coding sequence ATGACTGCGCTCCAGCAGAAAACAACGCCCCAAAATAAACAAGCCTATTTATTGCGCAATGAAGAGGGCGAATGCTACATCATCAACAAGCAGGTTATTAAAATTCTTGCAGATGCTGCAAGTACAGGGAACCTGTTCAGCCTTGTGCAGATCACTGGCAGTAAAGGTGAAGCGTCTCCCCTTCACGTGCACGACCAACAGCATGAATCCATTTATGTGATAGACGGTTTGCTGGAATTGACAATCAATAATGAAATACATACGCTTGCTTCCGGGGATTACGCTCACCTGCCAGCTGGCACTGTACATCAATACAAAACGCTGCGTAATCGCACGCGGTTCTATTCGTTCTCAACCGACGGCAGCATGGCAGACATGTACCGCAATATTGCCGAACCATATGCATACACGGTGCCCCACAGTGAGGCAGCCGATTCTATCACAGCTGCTGCCTTACACGATTTGGATCATGATTACAGGATTGTCACTGATCCTCCGCAAGGGCTGATTGCTGCCAAGCAAATCACAGCAGCAGAACTTCCTGATGCCGCTGTTCCATATGTCGTCGAATCAGGTGCGGGTGAAAGCATGCTGGCCGCCGATCAGCTATTTACCTTTCTCGCTACGCAAGCAACCACTGATAAAAAGTATCTCGCTGTCATGACAGAAGGCTATGCGGGAGAAGCGGTACCAGTGCATCATCATGAGAAGCACACGGAATGTTTCCTATGCCTTGAAGGGAAGATGACGATGTGGGCGGACGGAGAAGAATTCCATTTGGAAAAAGGAGATTTCCTGCATGTTCCGGCACACATTGAACATTCTTTCCGCCTGGACGTCCATCATACGAAATTCATCGGGTTCCTGGCTTCTGGTTTGTTTGAAAAGTTCTTCCGCCTGCTCGGGGAGCCATACGAGCATAGTGAACTCCCGAAAACGCCCGGCGCATTTTCTTTCCAGCGCGTTTTGGAAAATATTCACGAACTCGACCTTAAATTATCTTGA